AAAGCACTTGAGAACTTTAAAACGGGTCAAGTACGAGTATTGGTTGCAACTGATATTGCTGCTCGTGGTATTGATATCCCACAATTGCCTCAGGTGGTTAACTTTGATCTGCCAAACGTGTCAGAAGATTATGTACACCGTATTGGCCGTACTGGTCGTGCTGGCGAAGTGGGCAAGGCTATTTCGTTGGTTACGGCTGAAGAAACGTATGAACTATTTTCGATTGAGCGTCTGATCCAACAAGTTCTGCCTCGTCATCAACTAGAAGGCTTTATTCCAGAAACGACATTGCCGGAATCTAGACTAGATACGCGCCCAATTAAGCCTAAGAAACCTAAAAAGCCAAAAGTCGATCATGCTGATGGACAACGTTCTGGTGGCAATGCTCGTGGTAATAAACCTGCTGGCAAGAATAAGCGTCATGTTGCAAGTAATGGCAATTCGAATAATTCTAACCGCAAACCTGCAAACAAAGGTGGAAACGCGGGCGGAAAATCGGAAGGTGAAAACCGTCCAGCAAGAAATACCGGCGGTAACGCAAATAAAGGTAAGCAGGGTAACGGTCAAAACCGTGGTGCAAATAAACCAGCAGGTGAAGGCGCTAGTCGCAGTCGTCGCCAAGGTCCATCTTCGGGTAAACCGCAACGTAGAAGTTCACCAAAAGCATAGAGATGCTGTGAATTGATGACGTAATAAATATTTAAATGAAAGACCTCGTTAATTAGCGAGGTCTTTTTGCATCCAATGGCATGGAGTTGATGAAAAACCTATTCTTTAGCCTTTAGCACGATCATGATCCCTCCGAGTATTAATGCTGAGGACATGACAAAATGCATGGTGATATTTTCACTCATAAATAGAACCCCTCCAACCGCCGATAAGACAGGCACCAGCAATTGTAATGATGCGGCTCGAATGACACTGAGCTGAGGTAGCACGTAGTACCAAATCGCATATCCGACGCCAGATGCTAAAGAGCCAGAGGCACAAGCGAGTAATATGCCTTGAAGGGTGTAATGTGCTTGATGCAGACTGAGTAGAAAAAGAATTACAGCGAACGGTAAGGTTCGGATGAAATTGAATCCAGTATCGATGAGAGGCTGTTTAGACGAACGACCATTAATGGTATACATTCCCCACGCAACGCCCGACACCATCATCAATCCGAATCCAAATAGTGATGGCGTGTCTACGTTAGGCAGTACAAGGTAAAGG
Above is a window of Vibrio cortegadensis DNA encoding:
- a CDS encoding DMT family transporter; translated protein: MIIIPLTTLALIAFAANSVLSRLALGSELIDASSFTSIRLFSGAITLYALIKLYLPPRVDSQSCDFQSNDSQSCHSQNRQKGSWKAGILLFVYAVTFSFGYLSLDTATGALILFGSVQATMLINSLLSGNKVTRNEIWGMIIAFSGFLYLVLPNVDTPSLFGFGLMMVSGVAWGMYTINGRSSKQPLIDTGFNFIRTLPFAVILFLLSLHQAHYTLQGILLACASGSLASGVGYAIWYYVLPQLSVIRAASLQLLVPVLSAVGGVLFMSENITMHFVMSSALILGGIMIVLKAKE